In Vibrio celticus, one genomic interval encodes:
- the ccmB gene encoding heme exporter protein CcmB, translated as MISSMTTIIRRELLIAFRRQADIFNPLWFFIIVITLFPLSIGPEPNLLARIAAGIVWVAALLSALLSLERLFRDDFQDGALEQMMLMPIPLQLVVLSKVIAHWLLTGLPLILISPLLAVLLSLDFDTWLSVVLTLLVGTPALSFIGAIGVALTVGLQKGGVLLSLLILPLYIPILIFATSAIDAAALGVAYNGQLAVLGAMLMGAMTMTPFAISAALRVSVN; from the coding sequence ATGATCTCTTCAATGACCACGATTATCCGACGCGAACTGCTTATCGCATTTCGACGTCAAGCAGATATCTTTAACCCTTTGTGGTTCTTCATCATTGTTATCACTCTATTCCCTTTGAGTATCGGCCCCGAGCCAAACCTACTTGCGCGTATTGCTGCGGGTATAGTTTGGGTGGCCGCTTTGCTATCTGCACTGCTCTCTTTAGAGCGTCTTTTCCGCGACGATTTTCAAGATGGCGCCCTCGAGCAGATGATGCTGATGCCCATCCCGTTGCAGTTGGTAGTATTGTCCAAGGTCATAGCACACTGGTTGTTGACCGGGTTACCATTGATTTTAATCAGCCCATTATTGGCTGTTTTGTTGTCTTTAGATTTTGATACATGGCTCTCAGTTGTGTTGACCTTGCTGGTAGGAACACCCGCATTGAGTTTTATTGGTGCGATTGGTGTTGCGTTAACCGTTGGGTTACAGAAGGGCGGAGTCCTGTTAAGCCTGTTAATCTTGCCGCTTTACATCCCCATTTTGATTTTCGCGACGTCAGCGATTGACGCTGCGGCTTTGGGCGTTGCGTACAACGGCCAATTGGCGGTGCTTGGGGCAATGTTAATGGGTGCGATGACTATGACGCCTTTTGCGATCAGTGCCGCACTTAGAGTGAGTGTGAACTGA
- the ccmA gene encoding cytochrome c biogenesis heme-transporting ATPase CcmA — translation MLEVSNLTAIRDDRILFESLSFQLKPGELVQVEGRNGTGKTTLLRIITGLGDRDDGTISWDGESIESSRDVYHQNLLFLGHQTGVKRELSAYENLSFYQSIHSGGTSKEELYHALAQVGLAGREDVPAGQLSAGQQRRVALARLWLSKQMLWILDEPLTAIDKQGVKVLESLFSQHADNGGIVLLTTHQDMFADSPKLRKIKLGE, via the coding sequence ATGCTAGAAGTCTCAAATTTAACTGCTATTCGTGACGACAGGATTCTGTTTGAATCGTTGTCTTTTCAATTGAAACCAGGTGAGCTGGTTCAAGTTGAAGGTCGTAACGGTACCGGGAAAACGACACTCCTTAGGATTATTACTGGTTTAGGCGATCGCGATGACGGCACCATCTCTTGGGATGGTGAGTCTATTGAATCGAGTCGAGATGTGTATCATCAAAATTTACTTTTTCTTGGTCATCAAACAGGTGTAAAGCGCGAGCTTAGTGCTTATGAGAACCTGAGCTTTTATCAGTCGATTCACAGTGGCGGTACTAGCAAAGAAGAGCTTTACCACGCGCTGGCTCAAGTTGGGCTTGCGGGCAGAGAAGACGTACCTGCGGGGCAACTTTCAGCAGGCCAACAGCGCCGAGTTGCGTTGGCTCGCCTTTGGTTGAGTAAGCAAATGTTGTGGATTCTCGATGAGCCGCTGACTGCGATTGATAAGCAAGGCGTGAAAGTTCTCGAATCTCTTTTTTCTCAGCATGCAGACAACGGTGGCATTGTGTTATTAACCACACACCAAGATATGTTTGCTGATAGCCCGAAACTAAGAAAAATAAAGTTGGGTGAGTAA
- a CDS encoding DUF2802 domain-containing protein, producing the protein MFEALPLTPVALIAGVGVFTLFIVILVSKVKRAIQKQLDQSRLQVRNLDKELQKSSKQLLEVRSVVVGLGQKVTEQQDLIKHLNERIVELEHADTDGRLYTRATKMVQLGAGINELIEECELPKAEAELMMSLQNKLAGKEKIPSLRSDPSSYDEQPGASRDRRDPPRRR; encoded by the coding sequence ATGTTTGAAGCGCTTCCTTTAACCCCTGTTGCTCTGATTGCTGGAGTAGGGGTTTTTACGTTATTCATCGTGATTTTGGTCAGCAAAGTAAAACGTGCGATTCAAAAGCAGCTTGATCAGTCACGCCTTCAAGTTCGTAACTTGGACAAAGAGCTTCAGAAATCGAGTAAGCAATTACTTGAAGTTCGCTCTGTTGTGGTTGGTCTTGGTCAGAAAGTGACTGAGCAGCAAGATCTGATCAAGCACTTGAACGAACGTATTGTTGAGTTGGAACATGCGGATACTGATGGACGTTTGTACACGCGTGCAACGAAAATGGTTCAACTTGGTGCCGGGATAAACGAACTGATCGAAGAATGCGAATTGCCAAAAGCGGAAGCTGAGCTAATGATGTCTCTGCAGAATAAGCTTGCTGGTAAGGAAAAAATCCCTTCGTTGAGAAGTGACCCTTCATCGTACGATGAGCAACCCGGTGCCTCTCGCGATCGCAGAGACCCGCCTCGACGTCGTTAA
- a CDS encoding chemotaxis protein CheW: MSHMSEVEVRKEQTNDEVLQWVTFQLEEETYGINVMQVREVLRYSEIAPVPGAPDYVLGIINLRGNVVTVIDTRSRFGLMQGEITDNTRIIVIESERQVIGILVDSVAEVVYLRSSEIDTTPSVGTDESAKFIQGVSNRDGKLLILVDLNKLLSEDEWDEMAHL; encoded by the coding sequence ATGTCTCATATGAGTGAAGTTGAAGTAAGAAAAGAGCAAACGAATGATGAAGTACTTCAATGGGTGACTTTCCAGCTAGAAGAAGAAACTTACGGCATCAACGTAATGCAAGTACGTGAAGTACTGCGTTACAGCGAAATTGCTCCAGTACCGGGTGCTCCAGATTACGTTCTAGGTATTATCAACCTACGTGGTAACGTTGTTACTGTTATCGACACTCGTTCTCGCTTTGGTTTGATGCAAGGTGAAATCACAGATAACACTCGTATCATCGTTATTGAATCTGAGCGTCAAGTAATTGGCATTCTAGTGGATAGCGTTGCTGAAGTGGTTTACCTACGTTCTTCTGAAATCGACACAACGCCAAGTGTTGGTACTGATGAAAGTGCTAAGTTCATCCAAGGTGTAAGTAACCGAGATGGCAAGCTGCTTATCTTAGTAGATCTAAACAAACTACTAAGCGAAGACGAATGGGATGAGATGGCTCACCTGTAA
- a CDS encoding chemotaxis protein CheW: MSANKESTLAQPSLSSEQALDDYFTALLGDESFESEDFFVDESSDESQSEEPEPEPEPEPEPEPEPEPEPEPEPEPEPEPEPEPEPEPEPEPEPEPERQFSSHHSSYAEIRAAEFEVPNLEDVQKLLSRLEATNVVDELNLDELMDQNTQKIAQQADMQMFDAAVESVQVFEEPEIQDWNLPQPDLSIAAEPPVELQQVEELQAEPLATEQVEVKAVESELDVPEVETAIEPETQAGGAGQFTSWESTVRKEDFQVLYFDVNGVTFAVPLDELGGIHRLEEVNHIIGKPTWYLGLQTNRDSQLDVVDTAKWVMSEKLSGDEYKENYQYIVMLGESLWGLAGTELKGTELLNTDKVRWRETAGKRPWLAGMVKEKMCALIHVEALIAMLNAGLDVKALS, translated from the coding sequence ATGAGCGCGAATAAAGAATCAACATTGGCGCAGCCAAGTCTCTCCAGTGAACAAGCTCTGGATGATTACTTTACTGCGTTATTAGGCGATGAAAGCTTTGAATCTGAAGACTTTTTTGTTGACGAGTCGAGCGACGAATCACAATCTGAAGAGCCAGAGCCAGAGCCAGAGCCAGAGCCAGAGCCAGAGCCAGAGCCAGAGCCAGAGCCAGAGCCAGAGCCAGAGCCAGAGCCAGAGCCAGAGCCAGAGCCAGAGCCAGAGCCAGAGCCAGAGCCAGAGCCAGAGCCAGAGCGCCAATTTTCGAGTCACCACTCAAGCTACGCAGAAATACGCGCGGCTGAGTTTGAGGTTCCTAACCTTGAGGATGTTCAGAAACTACTGAGTCGTTTAGAGGCGACCAATGTTGTTGATGAACTGAACCTTGATGAGTTGATGGATCAGAACACCCAGAAAATCGCCCAGCAAGCTGACATGCAAATGTTTGATGCTGCGGTTGAGTCTGTTCAAGTGTTTGAAGAGCCAGAGATTCAAGATTGGAACCTTCCACAACCCGATTTATCCATTGCTGCAGAGCCACCGGTTGAATTACAGCAAGTTGAAGAGCTACAAGCTGAACCGTTAGCGACAGAACAAGTAGAAGTTAAGGCTGTTGAGTCGGAACTTGACGTTCCTGAGGTCGAGACAGCGATTGAACCCGAAACTCAAGCAGGTGGAGCTGGCCAGTTTACCTCTTGGGAAAGTACGGTTCGCAAAGAAGACTTTCAAGTCTTGTATTTTGATGTCAACGGCGTGACCTTTGCGGTGCCACTTGATGAACTCGGTGGTATCCATCGCCTAGAAGAGGTCAATCACATTATTGGTAAACCGACTTGGTATTTGGGGTTACAAACCAACCGTGATAGTCAGCTAGATGTGGTCGATACCGCAAAATGGGTGATGTCTGAGAAACTATCAGGTGACGAATACAAAGAAAACTATCAATATATAGTGATGCTTGGAGAAAGCTTGTGGGGCCTTGCGGGCACTGAGCTCAAAGGCACCGAGTTGCTGAATACAGATAAAGTACGCTGGCGAGAAACGGCGGGAAAACGCCCTTGGCTCGCTGGGATGGTAAAAGAAAAAATGTGTGCTTTGATCCATGTCGAAGCATTAATCGCCATGCTAAACGCAGGGCTAGATGTAAAAGCATTGAGCTAG
- a CDS encoding ParA family protein, whose amino-acid sequence MIVWSVANQKGGVGKTTTTVTLAGLLALKGHRVLLVDTDPHASLTTYLGYDSDTVESSLFDLFQLREFNAQRVRPLLLQTEVEGIDIIPAHMSLATLDRVMGNRSGMGLILKRALAALKDDYDYVLIDCPPILGVMMVNALAASDRILIPVQTEFLAMKGLERMIRTLTIMQKSRKTPFKVTIVPTMYDKRTKASLQTLTQLKDDYPNQVWTSAVPIDTKFRDASLKRLPASHFASGSRGVFAYKQLLIYLERLAINERE is encoded by the coding sequence ATGATTGTTTGGAGTGTTGCAAACCAAAAAGGTGGTGTTGGTAAAACGACCACGACCGTGACTCTAGCAGGTTTACTTGCGTTGAAGGGGCACCGTGTTCTATTGGTTGATACTGACCCACATGCATCACTGACCACCTATCTGGGGTACGACTCAGATACGGTGGAATCGAGCCTGTTTGATCTGTTCCAGTTGCGTGAGTTTAACGCGCAGAGGGTAAGACCTTTGCTTTTACAGACGGAAGTCGAAGGTATCGATATTATTCCTGCCCACATGTCTTTGGCGACATTAGACCGTGTAATGGGAAATCGAAGCGGCATGGGGTTGATCTTGAAGCGTGCTTTGGCCGCTTTAAAAGATGACTACGACTATGTGTTGATCGATTGCCCGCCAATTCTGGGTGTGATGATGGTCAATGCATTGGCTGCTAGTGATCGTATTTTGATTCCGGTACAGACTGAGTTTTTGGCTATGAAGGGCTTAGAGCGTATGATTCGCACTTTGACCATCATGCAGAAGTCTCGCAAAACACCGTTTAAGGTGACGATTGTCCCGACGATGTACGACAAGCGAACCAAAGCCTCACTGCAAACATTAACGCAGCTCAAAGATGATTATCCAAACCAAGTTTGGACATCTGCTGTGCCGATAGATACTAAGTTTCGAGATGCGAGCCTAAAGCGCTTGCCAGCCTCTCATTTTGCATCGGGTAGCCGTGGTGTATTTGCTTATAAACAGTTGCTTATTTATCTCGAAAGGTTGGCGATAAATGAGCGCGAATAA
- a CDS encoding protein-glutamate methylesterase/protein-glutamine glutaminase, which translates to MAIKVLVVDDSSFFRRRVSEIINSEARLEVIDVAVNGKEAVEKAKQLRPDVITMDIEMPVMDGITAVREIMAASPTPILMFSSLTHDGARATLDALDAGALDFLPKKFEDIARNRDDAVALLQQRVIQIAAKRAFMRRAPIAPRATTTTSTSTPLRQPISTTAATSTAKPAVASTAKFRASGKKYQLTAIGTSTGGPVALQKILTRIPAHYPHPIVLVQHMPATFTAAFASRLNTLCKIEVREAQDGDVLKPGVAYLAPGGKQMMVDGRAGSARLRIIDGGDRMNYKPCVDVTFGSAAKIYGDKVLSMILTGMGADGREGSRMLKTAGSTIWAQDEDSCVVYGMPQAVAKAGISTEDLPLDRIAERILVEVGLA; encoded by the coding sequence ATGGCGATTAAAGTATTAGTCGTTGATGATTCGAGTTTTTTTCGTCGTCGCGTTAGCGAGATCATCAACTCAGAGGCTCGCCTAGAAGTCATTGATGTCGCAGTAAACGGTAAAGAAGCCGTTGAGAAAGCGAAACAGCTAAGACCTGACGTAATCACGATGGACATTGAAATGCCTGTCATGGACGGCATCACTGCCGTTCGTGAGATCATGGCTGCGTCTCCAACGCCTATTTTGATGTTTTCATCGTTAACGCATGATGGAGCGAGAGCAACGTTAGATGCGTTAGATGCAGGTGCTCTCGACTTCCTACCTAAGAAGTTTGAAGACATTGCACGTAACCGCGACGATGCAGTTGCATTGCTTCAACAGCGTGTGATTCAGATTGCTGCAAAGCGTGCATTTATGCGTCGTGCTCCTATTGCGCCGAGAGCGACAACAACGACTTCAACATCTACGCCATTGCGCCAGCCGATTTCAACAACAGCTGCGACTTCCACAGCGAAGCCTGCAGTTGCATCAACGGCGAAATTCAGAGCGTCAGGTAAGAAGTATCAATTAACAGCCATTGGTACGTCGACTGGCGGCCCTGTTGCTCTACAGAAGATTTTGACTCGCATCCCTGCACACTACCCACATCCAATTGTGTTAGTTCAGCATATGCCAGCAACATTCACAGCGGCTTTTGCTAGTCGCTTGAACACCTTGTGTAAGATTGAAGTTCGTGAAGCGCAAGACGGTGATGTGTTAAAACCTGGCGTGGCGTATCTTGCTCCGGGTGGTAAACAGATGATGGTTGATGGCCGCGCAGGGTCTGCACGCCTAAGAATTATCGATGGCGGCGACCGCATGAACTACAAGCCTTGTGTGGATGTCACATTTGGCTCTGCAGCGAAGATCTACGGTGACAAAGTGTTGTCTATGATACTGACCGGTATGGGCGCAGATGGTCGAGAAGGTTCGCGTATGTTGAAAACTGCGGGCTCGACGATTTGGGCACAAGACGAAGACAGTTGTGTTGTATATGGTATGCCTCAAGCTGTAGCAAAAGCTGGCATTTCTACTGAAGACCTACCTCTAGACCGCATCGCGGAAAGGATCTTGGTTGAAGTTGGGTTAGCTTAG